One stretch of Candidatus Bathyarchaeia archaeon DNA includes these proteins:
- a CDS encoding PAS domain-containing protein encodes MIESFTTNQNVDGKNSSSTLEANQFEIYLKGIQTPVMVIDTDFNVVYMNQFGRKLLGMKKATVYRKKCYDLFKTEECKTERCASCICMQKTQTPETSQTTAHFGERAPYPFSTPHRRYTTMNEPKLSAQ; translated from the coding sequence ATGATAGAATCATTTACCACTAATCAAAACGTCGATGGTAAAAATTCCTCCTCCACGCTGGAGGCAAACCAATTCGAAATATATCTCAAAGGAATCCAGACTCCAGTTATGGTTATCGATACAGATTTCAACGTCGTCTACATGAACCAGTTTGGAAGAAAACTGCTTGGAATGAAAAAAGCCACGGTTTACAGGAAAAAATGCTACGACCTTTTCAAGACTGAGGAGTGCAAAACTGAACGCTGCGCTTCTTGTATTTGCATGCAGAAAACGCAGACGCCCGAAACCTCACAAACAACCGCCCATTTTGGCGAGAGGGCGCCTTACCCATTCAGTACACCTCATCGCCGTTATACAACAATGAACGAACCCAAATTGTCGGCGCAATAG
- a CDS encoding trypsin-like serine protease: MIPLAYCSGVLISPTVLLTAAHACVTQSVLVCFDVGPLTLLLDNGQLQFQGVTSVFTGTAYPNPAFTMNVDGKSGLPYTLSNDVAVVILDQPVPSTVVDQFGALPEIGVVDTLPVNTAVELVGYGVQQQTAPKKAGIENSWIGLVMRNSAQAKTLSTNFAWSDEFLRCSANPGHGRGGIAFGDSGGPVFLGQTNQILALNSYVTNPNCVGVSYHTRLDTTAVQTWINQEVSIHG; this comes from the coding sequence ATGATTCCTTTAGCGTATTGTAGTGGTGTTTTGATTTCGCCAACTGTGCTTTTGACTGCTGCACATGCTTGTGTAACCCAATCGGTGCTTGTGTGCTTTGATGTTGGACCGCTTACATTGCTGTTGGATAATGGTCAACTTCAGTTTCAAGGTGTAACTTCAGTTTTCACGGGAACCGCTTATCCTAATCCTGCTTTCACAATGAACGTGGATGGCAAGAGTGGCTTACCCTACACGTTAAGCAACGATGTCGCAGTTGTAATTCTTGACCAACCCGTACCCTCAACAGTCGTCGACCAGTTTGGTGCACTTCCAGAAATCGGAGTCGTAGACACCTTACCCGTAAACACTGCAGTTGAACTAGTCGGCTACGGCGTGCAGCAGCAGACGGCACCTAAAAAAGCAGGCATCGAAAACTCATGGATAGGGCTTGTGATGCGCAACAGCGCCCAAGCCAAAACATTATCAACAAACTTTGCTTGGAGCGACGAGTTTTTGCGGTGTTCCGCTAATCCTGGTCACGGAAGAGGCGGCATAGCCTTCGGCGACAGCGGCGGCCCAGTGTTCCTGGGGCAAACAAACCAAATCCTCGCCTTGAATTCTTACGTAACCAACCCCAACTGTGTCGGAGTAAGCTACCACACCCGACTCGACACAACCGCAGTCCAAACTTGGATCAACCAGGAGGTGAGCATCCATGGCTAA
- a CDS encoding polyprenyl synthetase family protein translates to MIVEAQRLVAAYGQKGYQLAKKSIREDALLVGPVAGVVCFFIDDSWANVQHPALVSLACESVGGDGELPDEVGAALVLLTGAADIHDDIIDKSTVKFGKPTAFGKFNPDQVLLAGDILLLKALTLLNNATEKLAPNTRPAIRNTIEQAFVEIACATAQERLYKGNLSLEPEKYREIIFAKGSVSDAFARVGGIIGGGNAREIAALGHFGRTLSVLMSLRSEFVDLANVQELQNRAKNEVLPLPLLCAMQNKAVKPELLALLKGKITVKKTEKIMDLVLPTKEVEAIKLEMRMLAKREETGLKTLKFNGEAFQMLLDVAVQGL, encoded by the coding sequence TTGATAGTTGAAGCGCAACGTCTTGTTGCTGCTTACGGTCAGAAGGGTTACCAGTTAGCGAAAAAAAGCATCCGTGAGGATGCTTTGCTTGTTGGTCCTGTTGCGGGGGTGGTTTGTTTTTTTATTGATGATTCGTGGGCAAATGTGCAACATCCTGCTTTGGTTTCTTTGGCTTGTGAATCGGTGGGTGGGGACGGCGAATTGCCCGATGAGGTGGGTGCGGCGCTGGTTCTTCTTACGGGCGCAGCGGACATCCATGATGACATCATCGATAAATCGACAGTAAAATTTGGTAAACCAACCGCATTTGGAAAATTTAACCCTGACCAAGTGTTGCTTGCTGGCGATATCTTGCTTCTGAAAGCTCTAACCTTGCTAAACAATGCCACCGAAAAACTCGCCCCCAACACGAGACCCGCTATCAGAAACACCATTGAACAAGCCTTCGTAGAAATTGCGTGCGCAACAGCCCAAGAACGCCTCTACAAAGGCAACCTCAGCCTTGAACCCGAAAAATACCGCGAAATAATTTTTGCTAAAGGTTCCGTGTCAGATGCGTTTGCTCGTGTCGGCGGCATCATTGGAGGCGGAAATGCCCGGGAAATAGCTGCTTTGGGACATTTTGGCAGGACCTTAAGCGTGTTGATGTCGTTACGGTCAGAATTTGTGGACTTGGCTAACGTTCAAGAGTTGCAGAATAGGGCAAAAAACGAAGTCTTGCCGCTACCTCTCTTATGTGCCATGCAAAACAAAGCCGTAAAGCCAGAGTTGTTGGCGTTGCTGAAAGGCAAAATAACCGTTAAGAAAACGGAAAAGATAATGGATCTTGTTTTGCCTACGAAAGAGGTTGAAGCGATAAAACTGGAAATGAGGATGCTTGCCAAGCGGGAGGAAACTGGTTTGAAAACGTTGAAATTTAATGGTGAGGCGTTCCAGATGTTGCTTGATGTTGCTGTACAGGGTTTGTAG